A part of Anabas testudineus chromosome 7, fAnaTes1.2, whole genome shotgun sequence genomic DNA contains:
- the pgd gene encoding 6-phosphogluconate dehydrogenase, decarboxylating encodes MAQADIALIGLAVMGQNLIMNMNDHGFVVCAYNRTVSKVHDFLKNEAKGSKVIGAESLEDMVSKLKKPRRIILLVKAGQAVDDFIDKLVPLLEAGDIIIDGGNSEYRDTTRRCKSLKEKGLLFVGSGVSGGEEGARYGPSLMPGGHKEAWPHIKDIFQSIAAKVGTGEPCCDWVGDEGAGHFVKMVHNGIEYGDMQLICEAYHLMKDVLGMDHDEMAQAFDSWNKTELDSFLIEITANILKYRDPDGTHLLPKIRDSAGQKGTGKWTAISALEYGTPVTLIGEAVFARCLSSLKDERVEASRSLSGPQGVKFSGNKAAFLEDIRKALYASKIISYAQGFMLLRQAAKEFGWSLNYGGIALMWRGGCIIRSVFLGKIKEAFDRDAELQNLLLDNFFNNAVQDCQESWRRTVSTGVQHGIPMPCFTTALSFYDGYRHEKLPANLLQAQRDYFGAHTYELLSNPGHFVHTNWTGHGGNVSSSSYNA; translated from the exons ATGGCTCA agCAGACATTGCACTGATTGGTTTGGCCGTCATGGGCCAGAACCTCATCATGAACATGAATGACCACGGCTTTGTG GTCTGTGCCTATAACCGAACTGTGTCCAAGGTGCATGACTTCCTGAAGAATGAGGCGAAGGGCTCCAAGGTGATTGGAGCGGAGTCTCTGGAGGACATGGTGTCCAAGCTGAAGAAGCCCAGAAGGATCATACTGCTGGTCAAGGCTGGACAGGCTGTGGACGACTTCATAGACAAACTG GTTCCTCTTCTTGAGGCTGGAGATATCATAATTGATGGTGGCAACTCTGAATACAGGGATACAACA CGGCGGTGTAAGAGTCTGAAAGAGAAGGGCTTGCTGTTTGTCGGCAGTGGAgtcagcggtggggaggagggAGCACGTTATGGACCCTCACTCATGCCAGGAGGACACAAAGAGGCTTG GCCACACATTAAAGACATCTTCCAGAGTATTGCTGCCAAGGTTGGAACAGGAGAACCTTGCTGTGACTGG GTTGGAGATGAGGGTGCGGGACATTTTGTTAAAATGGTCCATAATGGTATTGAGTATGGAGACATGCAGCTGATCTGTGAGGCTTATCACCTGATGAAGGATGTTCTGGGAATGGACCACGATGAGATGGCACAG GCTTTTGACAGCTGGAACAAGACAGAGCTGGACTCCTTTTTGATTGAAATCACAGCCAACATCCTCAAATACAGAGACCCGGATGGTACACATCTGCTGCCCAAGATCCGTGACAGTGCAGGACAGAAAGGCACAGGGAAGTGGACGGCTATTTCAGCTCTGGAGTACGGCACGCCTGTTACATTGATCG GGGAGGCTGTCTTTGCCAGATGTCTGTCCTCTCTTAAGGATGAGAGGGTGGAGGCCAGCCGCAGTCTTTCAGGGCCACAGGGGGTCAAGTTCAGCGGCAACAAGGCTGCTTTCCTGGAGGACATCAGAAAG GCCCTCTACGCCTCCAAGATCATTTCCTACGCGCAGGGCTTCATGCTGCTGCGGCAGGCGGCCAAAGAGTTTGGCTGGTCCCTCAACTATGGCGGAATCGCTCTCATGTGGAGAGGAGGCTGCATCATTCGAAG TGTCTTCCTGGGTAAAATCAAAGAGGCGTTTGACAGGGATGCTGAGCTGCAGAACTTGCTGCTGGACAATTTCTTCAATAACGCCGTGCAGGACTGTCAG GAGTCGTGGCGCAGGACAGTCAGCACTGGAGTGCAGCACGGCATCCCCATGCCCTGTTTCACCACAGCTCTGTCCTTCTATGACGGTTACAGACATGAGAAGCTGCCAGCTAACCTCCTCCAG GCCCAAAGGGATTACTTTGGAGCCCACACATATGAACTGCTGTCAAACCCCGGGCATTTCGTCCACACCAACTGGACCGGCCACGGAGGAAATGTCTCGTCTTCATCCTACAATGCTTAA
- the kif1b gene encoding kinesin-like protein KIF1B isoform X5, whose translation MGDDYPGSGIKYLKDIQNNKNRYLIASENQRPGHFSTAPIGSLTASPSSGSLCSQGGLQSVTSIQERIMSTPGGEEAIERLKESEKIIAELNETWEEKLRKTEAIRMEREALLAEMGVAIREDGGTLGVFSPKKTPHLVNLNEDPLMSECLLYYIKDGITRVGQADAERRQDIVLSGAHIKEEHCIFRSERNANGDVIVMLVPCDGSETYVNGKRVEDAIQLRSGNRIIMGKNHVFRFNHPEQARAEREKTPSAETPVEPVDWTFAQRELLEKQGIDMKQEMEKRLTEMEILYKKEKEEADQLLEQQRLVYESKLQELQKQVETRSLVAETPDEEELEEEEEEEVPWTQHEYELAQWAFRKWRYHQFTSLRDQLWGNAVYLKEANAISVELKKKVQFQFVLLTDTLYSPLPPELLPPEPEKEHNSRPFPRTVVAVEVQDLKNGATHYWSLDKLKQRLDQMREMYDRAGEMASAHQEDGEGTLTGNDPFYDRFHWFKLVGSSPIFHGCVNEHLADRTPSPTFSTTDSEITELADERQSEMSDLIDDEAFVDDTSSDTGTEEGSDIFSDGQDPFYDRSPWFILVGRAFVYLSNLLYPVTLVHRVAIVTEKGEVRGFLRVGVQAIAADEEAPDYGSGVRQSGTAKISFDDEYFKKNDFPSTVMTRSGLSLEELRIVEGQGQSSEVITPSEELNRINEMDLKLGEIADTKMSLGDGLASQLEVGSIFTFRVTVLQASGIPPEYADIFCQFNFLHRHDEAFSTEPLKNTGKGAPLGFYHVQNISVEVTESFIEYVKTKPIVFEVFGHYQQHPLHLHGQDLISPPTPSRKYYPIPMPLSKPVPATKLNTITKSNLGQCVSKYDLLVWFEISELEPTGEYIPAIVDHSGGLPCHGTYLLHQGIQRRITVTLIHEKGSELHWKDVRELVVGRIRNKAEVDDSAADAVLSLNIISAKNIKSSHNSNRTFYRFEAVWDSSLHNSLLLNRVTPYGEKIYMTLSAYLELDHCIQPAIITKDLCMVFYSRDAKISPPRSLRNLFGSGYSKTPDCNRVTGIYELSLCKMSDTGSPGMQRRRRKVLDTSVAYVRGEENLAGWRPRGDSLIVEHQWELEKMEQLHEVEKTRHLLLLREKLVEAAPVGTAPTTKSVSESLSPSFSSGTLSTSTSISSQISSTTFESAITPSESSGYDSTDIESLVDREKELATKCLRLLTHTFNSEYNLVINSISDCKLSDISPIGRDPSVTSFSSATLTPSSTCPSLADSRCGSIDQKTPENSSRASSPSCSDYENFPMVPTLETSYLARAGKNEFLNLVPDIEEMRPGSVVSKKGFLSFMEPRSNSWVKHFVVVRRPYVFIYNSDKDPVERGVLNLSTAQVEYSEDQQAMLKTPNTFAVCTKHRGILLQANNEKDMNDWLYAFNPLLAGTIRSKLARRRSGLTKN comes from the exons ATGGGGGATGATTACCCAGGAAGTGGAAtcaaat ACCTGAAAGACATTCAGAACAATAAGAATAGATACTTGATAGCTTCAGAGAACCAACGCCCTGGCCATTTCTCCACAGCCCCTATTGGTTCCCTGACAGCTTCCCCATCCTCTGGCTCACTGTGCAGCCAGGGGGGTTTGCAGTCGGTCACCAGCATCCAGGAGCGCATCATGTCCACaccaggaggagaggaggcaaTTGAAAGACTCAAG GAATCAGAAAAAATTATTGCTGAGCTCAATGAAACCTGGGAAGAGAAACTGCGAAAGACTGAGGCAATCCGCATGGAGAG GGAGGCCTTGCTTGCAGAGATGGGTGTGGCAATCCGTGAAGATGGAGGCACATTGGGTGTATTCTCTCCCAAAAAG ACACCACACCTGGTTAACCTAAATGAGGATCCTCTCATGTCAGAGTGTCTGCTCTACTACATCAAAGACGGAATTACAAG GGTGGGTCAGGCTGATGCCGAAAGACGACAGGATATTGTTTTAAGTGGTGCTCATATCAAGGAAGAGCACTGCATCTTCCGTAGTGAGAGGAATGCCAATGGAGATG TTATCGTCATGCTGGTGCCCTGTGATGGATCGGAAACTTATGTCAATGGAAAGCGTGTTGAAGATGCAATCCAGCTTCGTTCAG GTAACCGTATTATCATGGGAAAGAATCATGTGTTCCGGTTCAACCACCCAGAACAGGCCAGGGCAGAAAGGGAGAAAACGCCATCTGCTGAAACACCTGTGGAACCAGTGGATTGGACTTTTGCTCAGAGAGAGCTTCTGGAGAAACAGGGAATTGACATGAagcaggagatggagaaaag GCTCACTGAGATGGAAATCTTAtataaaaaagagaaggaagaagcCGACCAACTTCTGGAGCAACAGCGATTG GTTTATGAGAGCAAATTGCAGGAACTTCAAAAACAAGTGGAGACTCGTTCACTGGTGGCTGAGACGCCTGATGAAGAagagttggaggaggaggaggaagaggaag TCCCCTGGACTCAGCATGAGTATGAGCTGGCACAGTGGGCCTTTAGGAAGTGGAGGTATCATCAGTTCACCTCCCTCCGTGACCAGCTGTGGGGAAATGCTGTCTACCTGAAAGAAGCCAATGCCATCAGTGTGGAGCTAAAGAAGAAA GTTCAGTTCCAGTTTGTCTTGCTCACAGACACGCTGTACTCGCCACTGCCCCCAGAGCTTCTACCACCAGAACCAGAGAAAGAACACAACTCCAGACCTTTTCCCCGCACCGTGGTGGCTGTAGAGGTTCAAGACCTTAAAAATGGAGCTACACACTACTGGTCCCTCGATAAACTCAA GCAGAGACTGGACCAGATGAGAGAGATGTATGACCGTGCTGGTGAAATGGCCTCCGCACATCAGGAGGATGGCGAAGGCACTCTGACAGGAAATGATCCCTTCTATGACCGTTTCCATTGGTTTAAACTTGTGGGGAG CTCCCCCATCTTCCATGGTTGTGTTAATGAGCACCTGGCCGACCGCACACCTTCCCCTACCTTCTCCACCACTGACTCTGAGATAACAGAGCTGGCAGACGAGCGCCAGAGCGAGATGTCAGACTTGATTGATGATGAGGCTTTCGTGGACGACACCAGTTCGGATACCGGCACCGAAGAGGGCTCAGACATCTTCAGCGATGGCCAGGACCCCTTCTATGACCGCTCCCCCTGGTTCATCCTGGTGGGAAG AGCTTTTGTGTACCTGAGCAACCTGCTGTACCCTGTAACACTGGTTCACCGTGTTGCCATAGTAACAGAGAAGGGCGAGGTGCGTGGATTTCTGCGTGTGGGGGTCCAGGCTATAGCTG ctGACGAGGAGGCCCCAGACTACGGGTCAGGAGTTAGACAGTCAGGAACTGCCAAGATTTCTTTTGATGATGAGTACTTCAAGAAG AATGACTTCCCTTCCACGGTTATGACCCGCTCTGGCTTGTCCCTGGAAGAGCTGCGCATTGTGGAGGGTCAGGGTCAGAGTTCAGAGGTCATCACACCCTCAGAGGAGCTAAACCGAATCAATGAAATGG ATCTCAAGCTGGGGGAAATTGCAGACACTAAGATGAGTCTTGGTGATGGTCTAGCAAGTCAGTTGGAGGTGGGCAGCATCTTTACCTTCCGTGTTACTGTGCTCCAGGCCAGCGGCATCCCTCCTGAGTATGCCGACATCTTCTGCCAATTCAA tttcctACATCGCCATGACGAGGCTTTTTCCACTGAGCCTCTAAAGAACACTGGCAAAGGAGCTCCACTGGGCTTTTACCACGTCCAGAAT ATTTCCGTAGAGGTTACAGAATCCTTTATTGAGTACGTTAAGACCAAGCCCATTGTGTTTGAAGTGTTCGGCCATTACCAGCAGCACCCACTGCATCTTCATGGCCAGGACCTGATCAG tccGCCAACACCATCAAGGAAATACTATCCTATTCCCATGCCTCTGTCTAAACCAG TTCCAGCCACCAAGTTGAACACCATCACCAAGTCCAACCTAGGCCAGTGTGTCAGCAAGTACGACCTGCTTGTCTGGTTTGAGATCAGCGAGCTGGAGCCCACCGGAGA GTACATCCCAGCTATAGTGGATCATAGTGGAGGACTGCCCTGTCACGGCACCTACCTACTGCACCAG GGGATCCAGCGGAGGATCACAGTGACTCTCATCCATGAAAAGGGTAGCGAACTCCACTGGAAGGATGTCCGTGAGCTGGTCGTGG GTCGAATCAGAAACAAAGCTGAAGTGGACGATAGCGCTGCTGATGCAGTCCTGTCCCTCAACATCATTTCTGCTAAGAATATCAAGTCATCCCACAACTCCAACAG GACTTTCTATCGCTTCGAGGCAGTGTGGGACAGCTCCCTGCACAACTCCCTCCTGCTAAACCGAGTCACTCCATATGGAGAGAAGATCTACATGACCCTGTCTGCATATCTGGAG CTTGACCATTGCATCCAGCCTGCTATTATTACCAAAGACCTTTGCATGGTCTTCTACTCCAGAGATGCAAAGATCTCCCCTCCACGTTCCCTCAGGAACCTCTTTGGGAGTGGATACTCCAAAACACCTGACTG CAATCGAGTCACTGGCATCTACGAGCTGAGCTTGTGCAAGATGTCTGACACCGGAAGCCCAG GGATGCAGCGGAGGAGGAGAAAGGTCCTGGACACATCGGTGGCTTATGTGCGTGGAGAGGAGAACTTGGCTGGCTGGAGGCCCAGAGGAGACAGTCTCATCGTGGAGCACCAATGGGAGCTGGAGAAAATGGAGCAGTTGCATGAG GTGGAGAAGACTCGTCACCTGCTCCTGCTGAGGGAGAAGCTGGTAGAGGCAGCTCCAGTGGGAACGGCTCCCACTACTAAGTCAGTGAGCGAGTCACTGTCCCCAAGTTTCAGCTCAGGCACCCTGTCCACCTctacctccatctcctctcagATCTCCAGCACCACCTTTGAAAGCGCCATCACACCCAGCGAGAGCAGTGGCTACGACTCTACCGACATCGAGAGCCTTGTGGATCGTGAAAAGGAGCTGGCTACTAAG tGCCTGCGCCTCCTGACACACACTTTCAACAGTGAATATAACCTGGTGATCAACAGTATCAGTGATTGCAAG TTGTCTGACATCTCGCCAATCGGACGTGACCCATCAGTCACCAGCTTCAGCAGTGCCACCCTCACCCCCTCCTCCACTTGCCCTTCTCTGGCTGATTCCCGCTGTGGTTCCATAGACCAGAA GACCCCAGAGAACAGCTCTCGGGCCTCCAGTCCATCCTGCTCAGACTATGAGAACTTCCCAATGGTTCCCACACTGGAGACTTCTTATCTAGCACGGGCTGGAAAGAATGAGTTCCTTAACTTGGTGCCTGATATTGAAGAAATGAGGCCAGG GTCTGTTGTGTCTAAGAAGGGTTTCCTGAGTTTTATGGAGCCGCGCTCCAACTCATGGGTGAAGCATTTTGTCGTCGTGCGCCGGCCCTACGTCTTTATCTACAACAGTGACAAGGACCCGGTGGAGCGGGGAGTCCTGAACCTCTCCACAGCGCAGGTGGAATACAGTGAAGACCAGCAGGCCATGCTCAAG actCCCAACACATTTGCTGTGTGCACAAAACATCGAGGAATCCTGCTGCAGGCCAACAATGAAAAGGACATGAACGACTGGCTGTACGCTTTTAATCCTCTGCTAGCAGGAACAATAAG ATCTAAGCTGGCGAGGAGACGCAGTGGCCTAACGAAGAACTGA